In Ammospiza nelsoni isolate bAmmNel1 chromosome 20, bAmmNel1.pri, whole genome shotgun sequence, one DNA window encodes the following:
- the RALGDS gene encoding ral guanine nucleotide dissociation stimulator isoform X2, giving the protein MVSRRRAPPQHGPAGTERMFEGCRRARSLWGGVRLEVAGESSPVVLHSFTQLDPDLPPLESSTQEIGEELEDGVIYSISLRKVQLHHTANKGQRWLGFENESALNLYETCKVRTIKAGTLEKLVEYLVSAFKGNDSTYVTIFLCTYRAFATTKQVLDLLLNRYGKLHVQANGDHARHTVDERMELKNTISSILGAWLDQYSEDFRKPPDFACLKQLISYVRHNIPGSDLERRARILLAQFQQQEQSEAEAEAVDHSSCTFQLVEENGVSDGKPDFLSFSPEMVAEQFTLMDAELFKKVVPYHCLGCIWSQRDKKGKEHLAPTIRATVSQFNSVANCVIATCLGDRSLKPQQRAKVVERWIEVARECRILKNFSSLRAILSALQCNAVHRLKKTWDEVLRESFRTFHELSEIFSDENNHSLSRELLIKEGTSKFATLEINPKRAQKRQQQQREMGVMQGTIPYLGTFLTDLVMLDTAMKDFLDGGLINFEKRRKEFEVIAQIKLLQSACNNYSFTQEDQFVEWFHSLERLSEAESYGLSCEIEPLSESASNTLKAKKNTGIIKRWSDRQPPSAEPCASGSSHSKSFDQLKCGQYLCSGDATDSVSVTSAGSSSSDVEEINISFIPESPDCQEKKRWYAPSVADGEAKPTVSSASPLLPALQFWESTSLSSLDTSGIGSGSSSASSSSVSSTPVTASRTHKRSVSGISSYSSLSLPLYNQQVDDCCIIRVSLAVDNGNMYKSILVTSQDKTPVVIRKAMAKHNLDGDRPEDYELVQIISEERELKIPDNANVFYAMNSAANYDFVLKKRGFSKGVKIKHGSSSTLPRMKQKGLKIAKGIF; this is encoded by the exons GCACAGCTTCACGCAGCTCGACCCCGACCTGCCGCCGCTGGAG AGCTCCACACAGGAGATTGGAGAAGAGCTGGAGGATGGTGTGATCTACAGCATATCCCTCCGGAAAGTGCAGCTCCACCACACGGCCAACAAAGGGCAGCGCTGGCTGGGG TTTGAGAACGAGTCAGCCTTAAACCTCTACGAGACGTGCAAGGTGAGGACAATCAAAGCTGGGACCTTGGAGAAGCTGGTGGAGTACCTGGTCTCAGCCTTCAAGGGCAATGACTCCACCTATGTCACCATCTTCCTCTGCACCTACCGGGCCTTCGCCACCACCAAGCAAGTGCTGGACCTGCTGCTGAACAG GTATGGCAAACTCCACGTGCAGGCGAACGGGGACCACGCCAGGCACACTGTGGATGAGAGGATGGAGCTGAAGAA caccatCTCCTCCATCCTGGGGGCCTGGCTGGACCAGTACTCGGAGGATTTCCGCAAGCCCCCCGACTTTGCCTGCCTGAAGCAGCTCATCTCCTACGTGCGCCACAACATCCCCGGCTCCGACCTGGAGCGCCGAGCCCGCATCCTGCTGGCCCagttccagcagcaggagcagagcgaGGCCGAGGCAGAAG ctgtggaccacagcagctgcacctTCCAGCTGGTAGAAGAGAACGGCGTCAGTGATGGGAAGCCAGatttcctctccttctccccagAGATGGTGGCAGAACAGTTCACACTGATGGATGCT GAGCTGTTCAAGAAAGTGGTGCCTTaccactgcctgggctgcatctGGTCCCAGAGGGACAAGAAGGGCAAAGAGCACCTGGCCCCCACCATCCGTGCCACGGTCTCCCAGTTCAACAGCGTGGCCAACTGTGTCATTGCCACTTGTCTCGGGGACAGGTCCCTGAAGCCACAGCAGAGGGCCAAGGTGGTGGAGCGGTGGATCGAAGTGGCTCGG GAGTGCCGCATCCTGAAAAACTTCTCCTCCCTCCGAGCCatcctctctgccctgcagtgcaACGCCGTGCACCGGCTCAAGAAAACCTGGGACGAGGTCCTGAG ggagagctTCCGCACATTCCACGAGCTCTCCGAGATCTTCTCCGACGAGAACAACCACTCGCTGAGCCGGGAGCTTCTCATCAAG GAGGGCACATCCAAGTTTGCCACCTTGGAGATCAACCCAAAGAGGGCTCAGAaacggcagcagcagcagcgagaGATG GGTGTGATGCAGGGCACCATTCCCTACCTTGGCACCTTCCTGACAGACCTGGTGATGCTGGACACAGCCATGAAGGATTTCCTGGAT ggTGGGCTGATCAACTttgagaagagaaggaag GAGTTCGAAGTGATTGCACAGATCAAGCTGCTCCAGTCAGCCTGCAACAACTACAGCTTCACACAGGAGGACCAGTTTGTGGAGTGGTTCCACAGCCTGGAGAGGCTCAGTGAGGCCGAGAG CTATGGGCTGTCGTGTGAGATTGAGCCGCTGTCAGAGTCAGCCAGCAACACGCTGAAGGCCAAGAAGAACACGGGCATCATCAAGAGATGGAGCGA CCGGCAGCCACCAAGCGCGGAGCCCTGTGCCAGCGGCAGCTCCCACTCGAAATCCTTCGACCAGCTCAAGTGTGGGCAGTACCTGTGCAGTGGGGACGCCACTGACTCAGTGAGTGTCACGTCTGCTGGATCCAGCAGCTCTGACGTGGAGGAGATCAACATCAGCTTCATCCCTGAGTCCCCTGACTGCCAGGAGAAGAAG CGCTGGTACGCCCCGTCTGTGGCCGATGGAGAAGCTAAACCCACTGTGTCCTCCGcatcccctctcctccctgccctccagtTCTGGGAATCCACCTCCCTCTCTTCCCTGGACACGTCAGGCATCGGCTCAGGCTCCAGCagtgcctcctcctcctccgtcTCCTCCACGCCGGTGACGGCCTCCCGCACTCACAAGCGCTCGGTCTCCGGCATCTCCAGCTACTCCTCACTCTCGCTGCCCCTCTACAACCAGCAGGTCGACGACTGTTGCATCATCCGAGTCAGCCTGGCTGTGGACAACGGCAACATGTACAAGAGCATCCTG GTGACGAGCCAGGACAAGACCCCCGTGGTTATTCGTAAGGCCATGGCCAAACACAACCTGGATGGGGACCGGCCTGAAGACTATGAGCTTGTCCAGATCATCTCGGAGGAgagag AGCTGAAGATCCCCGACAATGCCAACGTCTTCTACGCCATGAACTCCGCTGCCAACTATGACTTTGTGCTCAAGAAGAGGGGCTTCTCCAAGGGGGTGAAGATCAAGCACGGCTCCAGCTCCACCCTGCCCAGGATGAAGCAGAAAGGCCTGAAGATCGCCAAGGGCATCTTCTAG
- the RALGDS gene encoding ral guanine nucleotide dissociation stimulator isoform X3 yields MEAKPLFNVQKALVQPVQMCMLDIPLSVQDDDSSTQEIGEELEDGVIYSISLRKVQLHHTANKGQRWLGFENESALNLYETCKVRTIKAGTLEKLVEYLVSAFKGNDSTYVTIFLCTYRAFATTKQVLDLLLNRYGKLHVQANGDHARHTVDERMELKNTISSILGAWLDQYSEDFRKPPDFACLKQLISYVRHNIPGSDLERRARILLAQFQQQEQSEAEAEAVDHSSCTFQLVEENGVSDGKPDFLSFSPEMVAEQFTLMDAELFKKVVPYHCLGCIWSQRDKKGKEHLAPTIRATVSQFNSVANCVIATCLGDRSLKPQQRAKVVERWIEVARECRILKNFSSLRAILSALQCNAVHRLKKTWDEVLRESFRTFHELSEIFSDENNHSLSRELLIKEGTSKFATLEINPKRAQKRQQQQREMGVMQGTIPYLGTFLTDLVMLDTAMKDFLDGGLINFEKRRKEFEVIAQIKLLQSACNNYSFTQEDQFVEWFHSLERLSEAESYGLSCEIEPLSESASNTLKAKKNTGIIKRWSDRQPPSAEPCASGSSHSKSFDQLKCGQYLCSGDATDSVSVTSAGSSSSDVEEINISFIPESPDCQEKKVSEIPLASLPQRWYAPSVADGEAKPTVSSASPLLPALQFWESTSLSSLDTSGIGSGSSSASSSSVSSTPVTASRTHKRSVSGISSYSSLSLPLYNQQVDDCCIIRVSLAVDNGNMYKSILVTSQDKTPVVIRKAMAKHNLDGDRPEDYELVQIISEERELKIPDNANVFYAMNSAANYDFVLKKRGFSKGVKIKHGSSSTLPRMKQKGLKIAKGIF; encoded by the exons AGCTCCACACAGGAGATTGGAGAAGAGCTGGAGGATGGTGTGATCTACAGCATATCCCTCCGGAAAGTGCAGCTCCACCACACGGCCAACAAAGGGCAGCGCTGGCTGGGG TTTGAGAACGAGTCAGCCTTAAACCTCTACGAGACGTGCAAGGTGAGGACAATCAAAGCTGGGACCTTGGAGAAGCTGGTGGAGTACCTGGTCTCAGCCTTCAAGGGCAATGACTCCACCTATGTCACCATCTTCCTCTGCACCTACCGGGCCTTCGCCACCACCAAGCAAGTGCTGGACCTGCTGCTGAACAG GTATGGCAAACTCCACGTGCAGGCGAACGGGGACCACGCCAGGCACACTGTGGATGAGAGGATGGAGCTGAAGAA caccatCTCCTCCATCCTGGGGGCCTGGCTGGACCAGTACTCGGAGGATTTCCGCAAGCCCCCCGACTTTGCCTGCCTGAAGCAGCTCATCTCCTACGTGCGCCACAACATCCCCGGCTCCGACCTGGAGCGCCGAGCCCGCATCCTGCTGGCCCagttccagcagcaggagcagagcgaGGCCGAGGCAGAAG ctgtggaccacagcagctgcacctTCCAGCTGGTAGAAGAGAACGGCGTCAGTGATGGGAAGCCAGatttcctctccttctccccagAGATGGTGGCAGAACAGTTCACACTGATGGATGCT GAGCTGTTCAAGAAAGTGGTGCCTTaccactgcctgggctgcatctGGTCCCAGAGGGACAAGAAGGGCAAAGAGCACCTGGCCCCCACCATCCGTGCCACGGTCTCCCAGTTCAACAGCGTGGCCAACTGTGTCATTGCCACTTGTCTCGGGGACAGGTCCCTGAAGCCACAGCAGAGGGCCAAGGTGGTGGAGCGGTGGATCGAAGTGGCTCGG GAGTGCCGCATCCTGAAAAACTTCTCCTCCCTCCGAGCCatcctctctgccctgcagtgcaACGCCGTGCACCGGCTCAAGAAAACCTGGGACGAGGTCCTGAG ggagagctTCCGCACATTCCACGAGCTCTCCGAGATCTTCTCCGACGAGAACAACCACTCGCTGAGCCGGGAGCTTCTCATCAAG GAGGGCACATCCAAGTTTGCCACCTTGGAGATCAACCCAAAGAGGGCTCAGAaacggcagcagcagcagcgagaGATG GGTGTGATGCAGGGCACCATTCCCTACCTTGGCACCTTCCTGACAGACCTGGTGATGCTGGACACAGCCATGAAGGATTTCCTGGAT ggTGGGCTGATCAACTttgagaagagaaggaag GAGTTCGAAGTGATTGCACAGATCAAGCTGCTCCAGTCAGCCTGCAACAACTACAGCTTCACACAGGAGGACCAGTTTGTGGAGTGGTTCCACAGCCTGGAGAGGCTCAGTGAGGCCGAGAG CTATGGGCTGTCGTGTGAGATTGAGCCGCTGTCAGAGTCAGCCAGCAACACGCTGAAGGCCAAGAAGAACACGGGCATCATCAAGAGATGGAGCGA CCGGCAGCCACCAAGCGCGGAGCCCTGTGCCAGCGGCAGCTCCCACTCGAAATCCTTCGACCAGCTCAAGTGTGGGCAGTACCTGTGCAGTGGGGACGCCACTGACTCAGTGAGTGTCACGTCTGCTGGATCCAGCAGCTCTGACGTGGAGGAGATCAACATCAGCTTCATCCCTGAGTCCCCTGACTGCCAGGAGAAGAAG GTCAGTGAGATCCCTCTGGCCTCCCTCCCCCAGCGCTGGTACGCCCCGTCTGTGGCCGATGGAGAAGCTAAACCCACTGTGTCCTCCGcatcccctctcctccctgccctccagtTCTGGGAATCCACCTCCCTCTCTTCCCTGGACACGTCAGGCATCGGCTCAGGCTCCAGCagtgcctcctcctcctccgtcTCCTCCACGCCGGTGACGGCCTCCCGCACTCACAAGCGCTCGGTCTCCGGCATCTCCAGCTACTCCTCACTCTCGCTGCCCCTCTACAACCAGCAGGTCGACGACTGTTGCATCATCCGAGTCAGCCTGGCTGTGGACAACGGCAACATGTACAAGAGCATCCTG GTGACGAGCCAGGACAAGACCCCCGTGGTTATTCGTAAGGCCATGGCCAAACACAACCTGGATGGGGACCGGCCTGAAGACTATGAGCTTGTCCAGATCATCTCGGAGGAgagag AGCTGAAGATCCCCGACAATGCCAACGTCTTCTACGCCATGAACTCCGCTGCCAACTATGACTTTGTGCTCAAGAAGAGGGGCTTCTCCAAGGGGGTGAAGATCAAGCACGGCTCCAGCTCCACCCTGCCCAGGATGAAGCAGAAAGGCCTGAAGATCGCCAAGGGCATCTTCTAG
- the RALGDS gene encoding ral guanine nucleotide dissociation stimulator isoform X5, whose amino-acid sequence MMIDSQSSTQEIGEELEDGVIYSISLRKVQLHHTANKGQRWLGFENESALNLYETCKVRTIKAGTLEKLVEYLVSAFKGNDSTYVTIFLCTYRAFATTKQVLDLLLNRYGKLHVQANGDHARHTVDERMELKNTISSILGAWLDQYSEDFRKPPDFACLKQLISYVRHNIPGSDLERRARILLAQFQQQEQSEAEAEAVDHSSCTFQLVEENGVSDGKPDFLSFSPEMVAEQFTLMDAELFKKVVPYHCLGCIWSQRDKKGKEHLAPTIRATVSQFNSVANCVIATCLGDRSLKPQQRAKVVERWIEVARECRILKNFSSLRAILSALQCNAVHRLKKTWDEVLRESFRTFHELSEIFSDENNHSLSRELLIKEGTSKFATLEINPKRAQKRQQQQREMGVMQGTIPYLGTFLTDLVMLDTAMKDFLDGGLINFEKRRKEFEVIAQIKLLQSACNNYSFTQEDQFVEWFHSLERLSEAESYGLSCEIEPLSESASNTLKAKKNTGIIKRWSDRQPPSAEPCASGSSHSKSFDQLKCGQYLCSGDATDSVSVTSAGSSSSDVEEINISFIPESPDCQEKKVSEIPLASLPQRWYAPSVADGEAKPTVSSASPLLPALQFWESTSLSSLDTSGIGSGSSSASSSSVSSTPVTASRTHKRSVSGISSYSSLSLPLYNQQVDDCCIIRVSLAVDNGNMYKSILVTSQDKTPVVIRKAMAKHNLDGDRPEDYELVQIISEERELKIPDNANVFYAMNSAANYDFVLKKRGFSKGVKIKHGSSSTLPRMKQKGLKIAKGIF is encoded by the exons AGCTCCACACAGGAGATTGGAGAAGAGCTGGAGGATGGTGTGATCTACAGCATATCCCTCCGGAAAGTGCAGCTCCACCACACGGCCAACAAAGGGCAGCGCTGGCTGGGG TTTGAGAACGAGTCAGCCTTAAACCTCTACGAGACGTGCAAGGTGAGGACAATCAAAGCTGGGACCTTGGAGAAGCTGGTGGAGTACCTGGTCTCAGCCTTCAAGGGCAATGACTCCACCTATGTCACCATCTTCCTCTGCACCTACCGGGCCTTCGCCACCACCAAGCAAGTGCTGGACCTGCTGCTGAACAG GTATGGCAAACTCCACGTGCAGGCGAACGGGGACCACGCCAGGCACACTGTGGATGAGAGGATGGAGCTGAAGAA caccatCTCCTCCATCCTGGGGGCCTGGCTGGACCAGTACTCGGAGGATTTCCGCAAGCCCCCCGACTTTGCCTGCCTGAAGCAGCTCATCTCCTACGTGCGCCACAACATCCCCGGCTCCGACCTGGAGCGCCGAGCCCGCATCCTGCTGGCCCagttccagcagcaggagcagagcgaGGCCGAGGCAGAAG ctgtggaccacagcagctgcacctTCCAGCTGGTAGAAGAGAACGGCGTCAGTGATGGGAAGCCAGatttcctctccttctccccagAGATGGTGGCAGAACAGTTCACACTGATGGATGCT GAGCTGTTCAAGAAAGTGGTGCCTTaccactgcctgggctgcatctGGTCCCAGAGGGACAAGAAGGGCAAAGAGCACCTGGCCCCCACCATCCGTGCCACGGTCTCCCAGTTCAACAGCGTGGCCAACTGTGTCATTGCCACTTGTCTCGGGGACAGGTCCCTGAAGCCACAGCAGAGGGCCAAGGTGGTGGAGCGGTGGATCGAAGTGGCTCGG GAGTGCCGCATCCTGAAAAACTTCTCCTCCCTCCGAGCCatcctctctgccctgcagtgcaACGCCGTGCACCGGCTCAAGAAAACCTGGGACGAGGTCCTGAG ggagagctTCCGCACATTCCACGAGCTCTCCGAGATCTTCTCCGACGAGAACAACCACTCGCTGAGCCGGGAGCTTCTCATCAAG GAGGGCACATCCAAGTTTGCCACCTTGGAGATCAACCCAAAGAGGGCTCAGAaacggcagcagcagcagcgagaGATG GGTGTGATGCAGGGCACCATTCCCTACCTTGGCACCTTCCTGACAGACCTGGTGATGCTGGACACAGCCATGAAGGATTTCCTGGAT ggTGGGCTGATCAACTttgagaagagaaggaag GAGTTCGAAGTGATTGCACAGATCAAGCTGCTCCAGTCAGCCTGCAACAACTACAGCTTCACACAGGAGGACCAGTTTGTGGAGTGGTTCCACAGCCTGGAGAGGCTCAGTGAGGCCGAGAG CTATGGGCTGTCGTGTGAGATTGAGCCGCTGTCAGAGTCAGCCAGCAACACGCTGAAGGCCAAGAAGAACACGGGCATCATCAAGAGATGGAGCGA CCGGCAGCCACCAAGCGCGGAGCCCTGTGCCAGCGGCAGCTCCCACTCGAAATCCTTCGACCAGCTCAAGTGTGGGCAGTACCTGTGCAGTGGGGACGCCACTGACTCAGTGAGTGTCACGTCTGCTGGATCCAGCAGCTCTGACGTGGAGGAGATCAACATCAGCTTCATCCCTGAGTCCCCTGACTGCCAGGAGAAGAAG GTCAGTGAGATCCCTCTGGCCTCCCTCCCCCAGCGCTGGTACGCCCCGTCTGTGGCCGATGGAGAAGCTAAACCCACTGTGTCCTCCGcatcccctctcctccctgccctccagtTCTGGGAATCCACCTCCCTCTCTTCCCTGGACACGTCAGGCATCGGCTCAGGCTCCAGCagtgcctcctcctcctccgtcTCCTCCACGCCGGTGACGGCCTCCCGCACTCACAAGCGCTCGGTCTCCGGCATCTCCAGCTACTCCTCACTCTCGCTGCCCCTCTACAACCAGCAGGTCGACGACTGTTGCATCATCCGAGTCAGCCTGGCTGTGGACAACGGCAACATGTACAAGAGCATCCTG GTGACGAGCCAGGACAAGACCCCCGTGGTTATTCGTAAGGCCATGGCCAAACACAACCTGGATGGGGACCGGCCTGAAGACTATGAGCTTGTCCAGATCATCTCGGAGGAgagag AGCTGAAGATCCCCGACAATGCCAACGTCTTCTACGCCATGAACTCCGCTGCCAACTATGACTTTGTGCTCAAGAAGAGGGGCTTCTCCAAGGGGGTGAAGATCAAGCACGGCTCCAGCTCCACCCTGCCCAGGATGAAGCAGAAAGGCCTGAAGATCGCCAAGGGCATCTTCTAG
- the RALGDS gene encoding ral guanine nucleotide dissociation stimulator isoform X4, translating into MVSRRRAPPQHGPAGTERMFEGCRRARSLWGGVRLEVAGESSPVVLHSFTQLDPDLPPLESSTQEIGEELEDGVIYSISLRKVQLHHTANKGQRWLGFENESALNLYETCKVRTIKAGTLEKLVEYLVSAFKGNDSTYVTIFLCTYRAFATTKQVLDLLLNRYGKLHVQANGDHARHTVDERMELKNTISSILGAWLDQYSEDFRKPPDFACLKQLISYVRHNIPGSDLERRARILLAQFQQQEQSEAEAEAVDHSSCTFQLVEENGVSDGKPDFLSFSPEMVAEQFTLMDAELFKKVVPYHCLGCIWSQRDKKGKEHLAPTIRATVSQFNSVANCVIATCLGDRSLKPQQRAKVVERWIEVARECRILKNFSSLRAILSALQCNAVHRLKKTWDEVLRESFRTFHELSEIFSDENNHSLSRELLIKEGTSKFATLEINPKRAQKRQQQQREMGVMQGTIPYLGTFLTDLVMLDTAMKDFLDGGLINFEKRRKEFEVIAQIKLLQSACNNYSFTQEDQFVEWFHSLERLSEAESYGLSCEIEPLSESASNTLKAKKNTGIIKRWSDRQPPSAEPCASGSSHSKSFDQLKCGQYLCSGDATDSVSVTSAGSSSSDVEEINISFIPESPDCQEKKFWESTSLSSLDTSGIGSGSSSASSSSVSSTPVTASRTHKRSVSGISSYSSLSLPLYNQQVDDCCIIRVSLAVDNGNMYKSILVTSQDKTPVVIRKAMAKHNLDGDRPEDYELVQIISEERELKIPDNANVFYAMNSAANYDFVLKKRGFSKGVKIKHGSSSTLPRMKQKGLKIAKGIF; encoded by the exons GCACAGCTTCACGCAGCTCGACCCCGACCTGCCGCCGCTGGAG AGCTCCACACAGGAGATTGGAGAAGAGCTGGAGGATGGTGTGATCTACAGCATATCCCTCCGGAAAGTGCAGCTCCACCACACGGCCAACAAAGGGCAGCGCTGGCTGGGG TTTGAGAACGAGTCAGCCTTAAACCTCTACGAGACGTGCAAGGTGAGGACAATCAAAGCTGGGACCTTGGAGAAGCTGGTGGAGTACCTGGTCTCAGCCTTCAAGGGCAATGACTCCACCTATGTCACCATCTTCCTCTGCACCTACCGGGCCTTCGCCACCACCAAGCAAGTGCTGGACCTGCTGCTGAACAG GTATGGCAAACTCCACGTGCAGGCGAACGGGGACCACGCCAGGCACACTGTGGATGAGAGGATGGAGCTGAAGAA caccatCTCCTCCATCCTGGGGGCCTGGCTGGACCAGTACTCGGAGGATTTCCGCAAGCCCCCCGACTTTGCCTGCCTGAAGCAGCTCATCTCCTACGTGCGCCACAACATCCCCGGCTCCGACCTGGAGCGCCGAGCCCGCATCCTGCTGGCCCagttccagcagcaggagcagagcgaGGCCGAGGCAGAAG ctgtggaccacagcagctgcacctTCCAGCTGGTAGAAGAGAACGGCGTCAGTGATGGGAAGCCAGatttcctctccttctccccagAGATGGTGGCAGAACAGTTCACACTGATGGATGCT GAGCTGTTCAAGAAAGTGGTGCCTTaccactgcctgggctgcatctGGTCCCAGAGGGACAAGAAGGGCAAAGAGCACCTGGCCCCCACCATCCGTGCCACGGTCTCCCAGTTCAACAGCGTGGCCAACTGTGTCATTGCCACTTGTCTCGGGGACAGGTCCCTGAAGCCACAGCAGAGGGCCAAGGTGGTGGAGCGGTGGATCGAAGTGGCTCGG GAGTGCCGCATCCTGAAAAACTTCTCCTCCCTCCGAGCCatcctctctgccctgcagtgcaACGCCGTGCACCGGCTCAAGAAAACCTGGGACGAGGTCCTGAG ggagagctTCCGCACATTCCACGAGCTCTCCGAGATCTTCTCCGACGAGAACAACCACTCGCTGAGCCGGGAGCTTCTCATCAAG GAGGGCACATCCAAGTTTGCCACCTTGGAGATCAACCCAAAGAGGGCTCAGAaacggcagcagcagcagcgagaGATG GGTGTGATGCAGGGCACCATTCCCTACCTTGGCACCTTCCTGACAGACCTGGTGATGCTGGACACAGCCATGAAGGATTTCCTGGAT ggTGGGCTGATCAACTttgagaagagaaggaag GAGTTCGAAGTGATTGCACAGATCAAGCTGCTCCAGTCAGCCTGCAACAACTACAGCTTCACACAGGAGGACCAGTTTGTGGAGTGGTTCCACAGCCTGGAGAGGCTCAGTGAGGCCGAGAG CTATGGGCTGTCGTGTGAGATTGAGCCGCTGTCAGAGTCAGCCAGCAACACGCTGAAGGCCAAGAAGAACACGGGCATCATCAAGAGATGGAGCGA CCGGCAGCCACCAAGCGCGGAGCCCTGTGCCAGCGGCAGCTCCCACTCGAAATCCTTCGACCAGCTCAAGTGTGGGCAGTACCTGTGCAGTGGGGACGCCACTGACTCAGTGAGTGTCACGTCTGCTGGATCCAGCAGCTCTGACGTGGAGGAGATCAACATCAGCTTCATCCCTGAGTCCCCTGACTGCCAGGAGAAGAAG tTCTGGGAATCCACCTCCCTCTCTTCCCTGGACACGTCAGGCATCGGCTCAGGCTCCAGCagtgcctcctcctcctccgtcTCCTCCACGCCGGTGACGGCCTCCCGCACTCACAAGCGCTCGGTCTCCGGCATCTCCAGCTACTCCTCACTCTCGCTGCCCCTCTACAACCAGCAGGTCGACGACTGTTGCATCATCCGAGTCAGCCTGGCTGTGGACAACGGCAACATGTACAAGAGCATCCTG GTGACGAGCCAGGACAAGACCCCCGTGGTTATTCGTAAGGCCATGGCCAAACACAACCTGGATGGGGACCGGCCTGAAGACTATGAGCTTGTCCAGATCATCTCGGAGGAgagag AGCTGAAGATCCCCGACAATGCCAACGTCTTCTACGCCATGAACTCCGCTGCCAACTATGACTTTGTGCTCAAGAAGAGGGGCTTCTCCAAGGGGGTGAAGATCAAGCACGGCTCCAGCTCCACCCTGCCCAGGATGAAGCAGAAAGGCCTGAAGATCGCCAAGGGCATCTTCTAG